The genomic interval TTTCGCTGCGACCTCGCGGCTACTCGCAGACGCCGCCGCTGCCGATGTCGAAATGGAAATGGTTGGCATGGGCTTCGTTTGCGCGGGGGCCGAGTACCGTGTCAAAGATCTGGCAAGCGCCGGTATGGATTTCACGCAGGAAGGCCGACCGCTCGTCATCGCCCGGCCAATGCGCCAGCACCGTGATGACCTGGCCATCCGCGGTCTGGAAGGCGGCGATGTCGAGCGCCTTGGCGCGCGCGTGCTGGCTGATGCGGGTGTCGGGCGAATTGTAGCGGCGACGGCAGCTATACGTGCCCATCAGCCGGATCTTTGCGACCGGCGAGCCGAGCCGGGCGCGCGCCGTCGGCTGCAACACGCGGTCCACCCACTCGCGAAAGCGCGCGGCCATACCGCAGGTGAGCGTTGCCGCCGGAACAAGCTGCAACCCAGCCTCGCCCGGCAGGGCACGCAGGCGCACAGGCGCGGGCGCACCGCAACGGCCCTTGCGAATCGGCTCCAGCGGCTCCAGGTCGTAGGCCCCGCGCGCGACCACCGCGATGCAGGCGCGTTGCGCCCCGACAATTTCCTCTGGCGACCATTGCGTTGGTCCATCGGTGATCGCGGGCTTGGCCCACGCCGCGGGCGGCTGCCGCTTCGCCGGCAGGTCTGGCATCCTCTCGGCCTTGGTCGTCCCGGCTGCGCACAGCCCGAGAAACAAGATCAACAACAGCCGGCTCACGAAATCGCCCTCCCCGATTTGGTCTGCCCATCCGATGTGATAAGCAAACCGCGGCGCGGCGGGAACCGTCGCGCGGCCCACCGACTTTGTTTCCAACAGCGATCATCAGGGATAAACGCTGCATGCCGTCATCCGCCGAAGACACCCCGACCCCGGACGTCATTTGCAGAGAGGATAACCGCGTCGGTCTTGTGCTCCTCAACCGGCCGAAGGCACTCAACGCGCTGTCGCTCGAGATGGTCCGGGCAATGGAGACCCATTTCCACAAATGGGCGAAGAATCCGCACATCTACGGCGTGATTCAGCGCGCCCACGATGACGGCCCCTTCTGCGCCGGCGGTGATGTGAAGGCGATCTACAAGATGCGCGACACTGACAAGGATGCTGGCATCCGCTTTTACCGGGACGAGTACCAGCACAACTGGACGCTGCAGCGCTTCATCAAGCCGACCGTCTCGCTTATCAACGGCGTGTGCATGGGTGGCGGCGTGGGCATCAGCGTGCATGGCACGCACCGCGTCGCGGCGGAGGGCTACAAGCTGGCGATGCCGGAGACAGCGATCGGCCTGTTCCCCGATATCGGCGCGAGCCACGTCCTGCCGCAGCTTCCCGGGCGGATCGGTCTTTACATGGGGCTGACCGGGGCAGTGATCGGTGCGGCGGACGGCTACCGTCTGGGACTGGCCACGCACTGCATCAGCGCGGACAAATTCGACCTCATCCAGGCGGCCGTGCGCGAAGCCGAACCGATCGACCCTGTGCTCGACGGCCTGCACGAGGACCCGGGCGAAGGCGAACTTACGCGCTTGCGCCCCGCCATCGACCGCTGCTTCGCGCCCGGAAGCGTCGAGGACATCATCGCCCGGCTGGAAAAGGAAACCGGCGAGACCGCGGACTGGGGGCGCGAGACCGCGGCGACGCTGCGCGCGCACTCGCCCACTTCGTTGAAGCTGACGCTGCGGCTCTACGAGGAAGGCGCCCGCCTGAACAGCCTGAAGGAGTCCCTCAAGCTGGAGTTCCGCTGCGCGGTGCGCTGCCTGCGCGGGCACGACCATTACGAGGGCGTGCGCGCGAAAATGGTCGACAAGGACAACAACCCGCAGTGGGACCCCGCACGTTTGGAAGATGTCAGCGACGCCACAATCGACGCCTATCTCGCGCCGCTGGACGACGTCCCCGAACTGGAGCTGGAAGACCACTGGACGCTGGTCGAATGACCGCCGCCGCCATCATTAAAATGCAACCGATATTCATGAAAAACCCATAAGCACCCGTATTAAGTGCATTTTAGCTAGTCTGCGTTAAACATGGCCTCGTTGTATGCGCAGTACACCGAACGAGGCAAAAGCGATGAACAACACGTTGAACGTCTCCCGTCACGAGCGTCCAGAGAGCGAAAACGCCCTCAAGCCGACGTATCTGGTCACGCTCAAGCTGATCGAACGACTTCAGCGCCTGTTGCTGGACGTGCTCAAGGATGAGCTGGACCGGATCGGCTGTAAGGAGGTCAACAGCGTTCAGGCTCTCCTGTTGTTCAACATTGGAGACATGGAGCTGACCGCCGGGGAAATCCGAAGCCGGGGCTTCTACATGGGGTCGAACGTGTCCTACAACCTGAAAAAGCTGCAGGAACTCGGTTGTATCGAGCATCAGCGCTCGGAAAGCGACCGGCGCGCCGTCCGCATCCGTCTGACCGAGCGCGGCAAGCAAATCAGCCGCATGGTGAACGAACTGGTCGACCGGCAGCTCAGCCTCATTGAGAAGGTCGGTGGTATCTCGCTCAGCGATCTCGAGAGCATGAACCGCACCCTCCATCGGCTGGAGCGGTTCTGGACCGACCAGATCCGTTATCGGCTGTAGCGTCGGTTCTGCCCCGGCAAGTTTTTCCGGGGACGGCTATCGCGCCAAGGTTGCGCGTTGCAATATGCCAACGCGCGCGTGACAAATTTCGGTCTCAAGGATTTGTCATTTGTGTCGCATCGAGGGCCGAAGTACTCTTCCGCGCATCAATATCCGCAAGCGGGTACGTAAGCGCGGAGATCGCCCAGGTTCTTGGACAATTGGCCAACCCGGCAGGCCGCCTCGGCGCAGGCCGTTCGGGGAATTGTCTTGGAGGGGGATTCAGGGTTCAGGTGAGGGCAATGGATCAGCGAGTTTTTAAGCGACCGTTCCGAATGGTCGTCACGGCATCCGCAATGCTGGTGGCGTCGAGCGTTGTTATGGGCTCCGGGCACCGCGCCGTTGCGTTGGAAAACTGGATGGAGTTCGACAATAACTCCAGCTCGTCATGGTCTCAGCCCTTTGACCGCTCGTTCGTGCGGCGCTGGGAGTCTCAGCCCCGCCGCGGCTATACCACGCTCTCAAAGAAGAATATCGCCCCGACGCGCGCAGCGATCGACCAATATGAGGAGATTGTCGCCAACGGCGGCTGGAAGCGGATTCCGGATGTCAAGCTGCGCGCGGGCATGAGCGATCCTGCGGTGGCGGTGCTGCGCCAGCGGCTGCGGATCAGCGGCGATCTGGAACAGCGCGGCGGCTTCCGCAACACGTTCGATTACTACGTCGAGAAGGCATTGAAGCGCGCCCAGAAACGGCACGGGCTGTCGCCCACGGGCGTCTTGGACAGCGCCACGCGGGCCGCCCTGAACGTCTCGGCGCGCGCGCGGCTGCGCCAGCTGAGGCTGAACCTCACGCGCCTGAACCGCTTGTCCCGCCAGACCAGCCGTGAGGGGCGCTATGTTTTCGTGAACATCCCGGCGGCACAGATCGAAGCGGTAGAAAATGGCGAGGTGGTCTCGCGGCATTCCGCCGTCGTCGGCAAGCCGAGCCGACAGACCCCTATCCTCAAGTCGCGCATCCATGAGTTGAACTTCAACAAGGAATGGATCCTGCCGCCGACGGTGATCCGCGAGGACCTGGTGCCCAAGGGCCGGTCCATGAGCCGGAACGGGCAGAACGTGCTGGAACGCTACGGCATCGACGCCTACGCGAGCTACGACGCCTATCGCCGCGGCGACAAGCTCGATCCGCGCCAGATCAACTGGTCGTCGTCGCAGCCGCTCAACTTGTTCTACGCCCAGGAGGCCGGGAACGATAACCCGCTCGGTTTCGTGAAGCTCAATTTCCATAACCGCCACGCCGTCTACCTGCACGACACACCGTCGCAGTCGCTGTTCGGGCGGAACAAGCGCGCGGAAAGCTCGGGTTGCGTGCGCGTGCAGGGCGTGGAGCAACTCGTCGCCTGGGTGCTGCGGGATACGCCTGGCTGGGGGATTTCACGCGTGCGACAGATGAAGCGCACGGGTGAGACGCTGGACGTCAAGGTGAAGAACCCGGTGCCGCTTTACATGAACTACGTCACGGCCTGGGCAACGCCAGACGGCGTGGTCCATTTCCGCCGTGACATCTACGGCCGGGACGGCGTGGGCGCGACGGCCTCGGCCTACTGACTGGCCGAACAGCGCGCAGATCGCGAGCGTCACAGCGCCTGGTCCCGACGGGGCGGGCGCTTTTCTTTTGCGCTAGAGCCCGCGCGCGACGTCGTGCCCGAAATTGATCAGCAACGCAACAAGCACCACCGAGATTACGATCACGAGGGCCATGAAGCGGCGAAAGGCCGGCAAGATCAGCATGACGAGCAAAAAGACGCCGGCAACGATGGCGATCGTCACCCACAGCGCCAGCTCGGTGTTCGTCTGGTAGTAAAGCGCGATGGTGTTGCGCAGGTCATCGAGAAACGCCATCACGGCCTCCCCAGCGCCGTTCGACTATTAGCGCGCCGCGACGCGCAAAGTGGTTATACCGCGAGACCCTGAATTCCCGAAAGTGTTTGGAGAATGGAGCTCAAAAGCGACCCGAATGGCGCTCCCTAGGGGAATCGAACCCCTGTTTCCGGCGTGAGAGGCCGGCGTCCTGGGCCACTAGACGAAGGGAGCATGCATTGCTTGGCAAAATGCCATTAACCGCACGCTCTTGCAAATGGCATTCGCCGCGCCCCAGTCAAGAGGAACGCATGCGCTATTGCGGCGACAGGCGCAGGCGGGTGACCGCATTCCCGCGGGCGGTGTCGACGATAACGATTTCCTCGGTCCCCGGCCCCTTGAGATGCAGGATCACGCGCCCGCCGTCAGCCATGATGCGCGCGACTTCGGCGCCGACTGGAATCTGTACGGTCACCTCGCCACCGTCCGAATCCCTCTGAACGGTGCGCTCGCGCACGGCCTCACGCGCCTCACGCTGCTCACCGATCTTTGTCGCCTGGTAGTATAGGCCGGCGATCAGCAACGCAAACCCGAGGACCAGAAGGACCGTCATCACGATCACGACAATCTTCAGCGTGCGGACCTGGCGCGGATTGAAAACGCTGCCGGGAAGCGGTTCCTGATCGGACATTGCTGGCCTTGCGCGAAAAGGTGTTGTTTGCGACGCGGTTTGCGCCAAAAGATGAGCGGAGACACGATCGAAATTCCACGCCACCGGACCGGCGCACGACCCGCATGCACCATTTGACATTTACCGCGCAAGATCAAGACCGCGGCAACCGCCTGGACCGATTTCTGGCCGATGCGGCGGCGGAGCTGAGCCGCGCACGCATCCAGGCGCTCATCAAGGACGGGCAAGTCACGGTCAACGGCGCAGCCATAACCTCGCCGAAACACCGTATACAACCCGGCGACGCGGTCGATCTGAAGATGCCGGAGCCGGAGCCTGCGCAGCCGGAGCCCGAGGACATCCCGCTCGACATCGTTTATGAAGACGACGACATCATCGTCATCGACAAGCCCGCGGGCATGGTCGTGCACCCGGCCGCCGGAAACTGGACGGGCACGCTGGTCAACGCCCTGCTTGCTCATTGCGGCGACAGCCTTTCCGGTATTGGCGGAGTGCGCCGGCCCGGCATCGTCCACCGGCTCGACAAGGATACCAGCGGCCTGATGGTCGTCGCCAAGAACGACCGCGCCCATCGCCGGCTGAAGGCACAGTTCACTGACCGTGGCCGCGCTGGCAAGCTGCTGCGGGAATATCAGGCGCTTGTCTGGGGCGCGCCTCTGCCGGCGCTTGGCACGATAGACGCGCCGATCGCGCGCCACGCGACCAACAGGTTCAAGTATGCGGTGGCCCCGGCGCGCGGCCGCGATGCGATCACCCATTACCGGACGCTGACCAAGTATTCGGCGCCGGACGTGGAGGGTGAAGACAAGACGGTCGCGGCGCTCGTGGCCTGCCGGCTGGAGACCGGGCGCACCCACCAGATCCGTGTCCACATGGCGCATATCGGCCACCCGGTCATTGGGGACCCGCTTTACGCAACCGGTTTCAGCAACCGCGTTGCCGCCTTGCCCGAAAACGCCCGATCTGCAATACTTTCTCTTCATGGACAAGCGCTTCACGCTGCCAAGCTTGGCATCGAACAGCCAGCAACAGGCGCGTACTTATCCTTCACCTCCGATTTGCCACAGGATATGCGCGATGTTATTGCGGCGCTGAGCGCAGAGAGTTGAAATCGGCCGGGAGGCAGGCGGCGAAATCAGACGGGCGGCCTTAGCCAGGCCGCTTTTGTTTCGTCTGATATCGCGTGAGACCAGGGGCGCGCCGGCGGGGTGAAACCAGCGCGCTTTCTTGCACTCCGGCGGCAGAATCGCTGATCCAAACCTGATGCTGTTGCGTACAAGCTGCAGTAATGAAACAGGAACACAGTATGAACAACCTCCCAACGGTTTCCGGCAGCGGCGGTCTCAGTCGTTATCTCGATGAGATCCGCAAGTTTCCGATGCTGGAACCGGAAGAAGAATACATGCTCGCCAAGCGTTGGAAGGAGCATGAGGACACAGAAGCCGCGCATAAACTCGTGACATCGCATTTGCGACTTGTCGCGCGTATTGCCATGGGCTATCGCGGCTACGGCCTGCCGATCGGCGAGGTCGTGTCGGAGGGCAATGTCGGCCTGATGCAGGCCGTCAAGCGCTTCGACCCGGATCGCGGCTTCCGGCTGGCGACCTATGCGATGTGGTGGATCCGCGCCTCGATCCAGGAATACATCCTGCGCTCCTGGTCGCTGGTGAAGATGGGCACCACGGCGAGCCAGAAAAAGCTGTTCTTCAATCTGCGCAAGATGAAGGGACAGCTGGAAGCCTATGACGAGGGCGATCTGCGGCCCGAGCATGTCCGCCAGATTTCGGACCAGTTGTCGGTCTCGGAAGAGGACGTGATCTCGATGAACCGCCGACTGGCCGGTGACAGCTCGCTGAACGCGCCGTTGCGTGCGGACGCCGAAAGCGGCGAATGGCAGGACTGGCTCGTTGACGAGGAAGAGGTCGGTCAGGAGGCCGAACTCGCCGACCGCGAAGAGCTGGAGCAGCGCCGCAGCTATCTCCAGGAGGCACTGGAGACGCTTAACGAGCGCGAGCGCCGGATTTTCACAGCCCGGCGTCTCTCGGACAGTCCGCTGACCCTCGAAGAGCTGTCGCACGAGTTTGGCGTCAGCCGAGAACGCATCCGCCAGATCGAGGTGCGTGCGTTCGAGAAGGTCCAGAAGGCCGTCCAGAAATCCGCTCAGATGGCGGAGGCTCCGGCCGAATAAGGATAGCCCTTGTGCGCAAGCGGTTTCTGATCGTCCACAACCCCAACGCGGGTTCGGGCCGGCGCAGGCTCATGCGTGGCGTTTTGGGCGCGCTTGAGCACGCTGGCGCCGAGGTGGCGGTCCAAAAGGCGCTTTCTGAAGACAGCGGACGCGCCATTGCGAGCGAGGCGGCCCGCACAGGCCATTATGATGCAATAGTTGCCGCCGGCGGGGACGGCACGATCCGCAGTGTCGCCGCCGGCTTGCGCGGCTCCGAGATTCCCGTTGGTATCCTGCCGCTTGGCACGGGCAACGTCATGGCCAATGAGATCGGGTTGCCGCGCCAACCCGACGCCATCGCCCGTTACCTCCTCGACGGTGTTGCCGTGCCGGTGGCAGGAGCTGTCGCCGACGACACCCCCTTCTTCCTGATGGCCGGTGCCGGGCTCGATGCCGAGGCGGTGGCCGGGCTCAACAATCGTCTGAAGCGCTGGATCGGCAAGCTCGCCTATGTCTGGCCGGTGGTGCGCGGAATTCTCCGACCGGCTCCAACCATCCAGGCCGTGCTCGACGGCAAGCCGCACCACGCGCGCTGGGTGGTGCTGTGCAAGGCGGGCAGCTATGCTGGCGGTTTCCGGCTCTCGCCGGACAGCCATCTGTTCATGCCAGGTCTCACGGCTGTTTTGTGCACCGCGCGCGATCCTTTCAGCCTGACCCTCAACATTCTGATGATCGGCGCCGGACAGGCAAAGCACGCACCGCATCTGCATTTCGTGCGTTGTCGTCGGGCGCATCTCGGCGCAGACCGGCGCGTCGCCGTTCAGATTGACGGGGAGAGTCACGGCGAACTGCCGGTGTCGATCAGCGAGGACCACACAACAGTTCATCTGCTTGCCCCGGCCGAAACCGCGGCGGCGTTCGCGCACCAGCGTGCGCGCGCGGCCGCGTGAGCCGCGGGCATTTTTCCCCACGGTATCCACAGCCCGCGAATCGCGTTAGTCTCCCAATCATGACGAAAGCGTGGCGTAGTGCGCCCGGTGGCGTGTTATGGATGCGCTTTCAACTCCATCGGGTTTCCGGCGCAGGCAACCGGCGTCGGGAAAACAGGTCGGCGGCGCCTTGTCCGGGGGGCGATGCTCCCAGGCATCCGGCCCGGCAAGCGGGCACCGACCTTAGAGGGGGCGGAATGCTTTTAGCGTTCCGCAGATGTGCCGTAACGGTGCGGGAGAGAACCTGTTCTCGTGCGGCCACGCACAGATGGAGAGACCGATGCGAAACAATCTGCTGAAAACACTGGACGGGCGTGTTTCAGAGCATCTCGAGGATCATGTCATTCGGCGTCGGCTGGACTCTCTCCACGATATCGACCTCATCCGGAAGGCGAAATATCTTCACCCCCCGAGTTGAGGCAATTGATGGTAAAGCGTTTTCCCAATCCAAGCGATTGCGGTATCAGCGGAACCGGCCCTCTTGGGCCGGTTTCTTCATGCCCCCTCACAATTGCATGCCTTTCACATCGGCAGCGGAATGGCTATCTTAGCGGCAATGTGCGCAATCAAGGGGTTACCCATGAGCCAGTCTCATCCCGATCAGCGATCCGCCGCCGTCAAGCCCTGCGACCCGGTCTGGAGCGATGTTCGCGCCCAGGCGGACGCTATCGTCGCCGAAGAGCCGGCGCTGGCTGGGTTCATTTCCACGACGATCCTGAACCAGCCGAGCCTCGAAGAGGCCGTTCTCTTCCGGCTCTCGCAGCGACTTGACCAAGCGGACCTGCCAGGCGGGCTGATCAGGCAGACCTTCAGCCGGGTCCTGGAAAGCCATCCCGAGCTGGGCGAGATGTTCCGTGCAGACTTGGCGGCGGTGGTCGACCGCGACCCGGCCTGCCAGCGGGCGATCGAGCCGATCCTTTATTTCAAGGGCTTCCACGCGCTGCAGACCTATCGCTTCGCTCATGCGTTATGGAAGGCCGGCCGGCGTGATTTTGCCCTGTATCTGCAAAGCCAGTCCTCGCGCGTTTTCGGGACGGACATTCACCCGAACGCGCAGATCGGCCGCGGTATCATGCTCGACCATGCCACGGGGCTGGTCGTCGGCGAGACGGCAGTAGTCGGGGATCAGACTTCGATCCTGCATTCGGTCACACTCGGTGGCAGCGGCAAGGAGTCCGGTGACCGCCATCCGAAAATCGGCTGCGGCGTCATGATCGGCGCAGGTGCGAAGATTCTGGGCAACATCTCGGTGGGCGATTGCGTGCGGATCGCGGCCGGCAGCGTCGTTCTGCGCGATGTTGAGCCGCGCGTCACTGTCGCCGGCGTCCCGGCCAAGGTGGTCGGTCTCGCTGGCTGCCCCGAACCGGCCCGCGCGATGAACCAGCTGTTCGGCTCGATCGGTTCCGAAACCGAGACCGCGGCAGAGGAATAAGCTGGCGCGCCGCTTGACCTTGTCCAGTGGCCTCTGTAGCGATGAAGGGGCTTCGGACGGCGCGCCTCGTGCGGGCGACAACCCAAAACTGACAGGGACACTGATATGAAGGGCGAAGAAATCACGCGCCTGCAAAGCTATTTGCAGCGGAAATTCGAGTTGCCCGAACTGGAGGTGCGTCAGCGGCAGAAGCAGGAAGACTCCGCGGAGGTCTATATTAGCGGAGAGTTCATCGGCGTGGTCTACCGCGACGATGACGATGAGGACCTGTCCTACCAGTTCCAGATGGCCATTCTCGAAATGGACCTCGACTAGGCCCGCGGGCGTGGGCCTCGATGCCTTTTGCGAATGTCATGCCCGCGATTGCGACGGGAGTTCACCCTGGCTCAGACTTGCCGAAG from Dichotomicrobium thermohalophilum carries:
- a CDS encoding diacylglycerol/lipid kinase family protein; the encoded protein is MRKRFLIVHNPNAGSGRRRLMRGVLGALEHAGAEVAVQKALSEDSGRAIASEAARTGHYDAIVAAGGDGTIRSVAAGLRGSEIPVGILPLGTGNVMANEIGLPRQPDAIARYLLDGVAVPVAGAVADDTPFFLMAGAGLDAEAVAGLNNRLKRWIGKLAYVWPVVRGILRPAPTIQAVLDGKPHHARWVVLCKAGSYAGGFRLSPDSHLFMPGLTAVLCTARDPFSLTLNILMIGAGQAKHAPHLHFVRCRRAHLGADRRVAVQIDGESHGELPVSISEDHTTVHLLAPAETAAAFAHQRARAAA
- a CDS encoding MarR family winged helix-turn-helix transcriptional regulator; this translates as MNNTLNVSRHERPESENALKPTYLVTLKLIERLQRLLLDVLKDELDRIGCKEVNSVQALLLFNIGDMELTAGEIRSRGFYMGSNVSYNLKKLQELGCIEHQRSESDRRAVRIRLTERGKQISRMVNELVDRQLSLIEKVGGISLSDLESMNRTLHRLERFWTDQIRYRL
- a CDS encoding enoyl-CoA hydratase/isomerase family protein, which translates into the protein MPSSAEDTPTPDVICREDNRVGLVLLNRPKALNALSLEMVRAMETHFHKWAKNPHIYGVIQRAHDDGPFCAGGDVKAIYKMRDTDKDAGIRFYRDEYQHNWTLQRFIKPTVSLINGVCMGGGVGISVHGTHRVAAEGYKLAMPETAIGLFPDIGASHVLPQLPGRIGLYMGLTGAVIGAADGYRLGLATHCISADKFDLIQAAVREAEPIDPVLDGLHEDPGEGELTRLRPAIDRCFAPGSVEDIIARLEKETGETADWGRETAATLRAHSPTSLKLTLRLYEEGARLNSLKESLKLEFRCAVRCLRGHDHYEGVRAKMVDKDNNPQWDPARLEDVSDATIDAYLAPLDDVPELELEDHWTLVE
- a CDS encoding DUF3126 family protein is translated as MKGEEITRLQSYLQRKFELPELEVRQRQKQEDSAEVYISGEFIGVVYRDDDDEDLSYQFQMAILEMDLD
- the rpoH gene encoding RNA polymerase sigma factor RpoH, with amino-acid sequence MNNLPTVSGSGGLSRYLDEIRKFPMLEPEEEYMLAKRWKEHEDTEAAHKLVTSHLRLVARIAMGYRGYGLPIGEVVSEGNVGLMQAVKRFDPDRGFRLATYAMWWIRASIQEYILRSWSLVKMGTTASQKKLFFNLRKMKGQLEAYDEGDLRPEHVRQISDQLSVSEEDVISMNRRLAGDSSLNAPLRADAESGEWQDWLVDEEEVGQEAELADREELEQRRSYLQEALETLNERERRIFTARRLSDSPLTLEELSHEFGVSRERIRQIEVRAFEKVQKAVQKSAQMAEAPAE
- a CDS encoding L,D-transpeptidase family protein gives rise to the protein MVVTASAMLVASSVVMGSGHRAVALENWMEFDNNSSSSWSQPFDRSFVRRWESQPRRGYTTLSKKNIAPTRAAIDQYEEIVANGGWKRIPDVKLRAGMSDPAVAVLRQRLRISGDLEQRGGFRNTFDYYVEKALKRAQKRHGLSPTGVLDSATRAALNVSARARLRQLRLNLTRLNRLSRQTSREGRYVFVNIPAAQIEAVENGEVVSRHSAVVGKPSRQTPILKSRIHELNFNKEWILPPTVIREDLVPKGRSMSRNGQNVLERYGIDAYASYDAYRRGDKLDPRQINWSSSQPLNLFYAQEAGNDNPLGFVKLNFHNRHAVYLHDTPSQSLFGRNKRAESSGCVRVQGVEQLVAWVLRDTPGWGISRVRQMKRTGETLDVKVKNPVPLYMNYVTAWATPDGVVHFRRDIYGRDGVGATASAY
- a CDS encoding extensin family protein; amino-acid sequence: MSRLLLILFLGLCAAGTTKAERMPDLPAKRQPPAAWAKPAITDGPTQWSPEEIVGAQRACIAVVARGAYDLEPLEPIRKGRCGAPAPVRLRALPGEAGLQLVPAATLTCGMAARFREWVDRVLQPTARARLGSPVAKIRLMGTYSCRRRYNSPDTRISQHARAKALDIAAFQTADGQVITVLAHWPGDDERSAFLREIHTGACQIFDTVLGPRANEAHANHFHFDIGSGGVCE
- a CDS encoding RluA family pseudouridine synthase codes for the protein MHHLTFTAQDQDRGNRLDRFLADAAAELSRARIQALIKDGQVTVNGAAITSPKHRIQPGDAVDLKMPEPEPAQPEPEDIPLDIVYEDDDIIVIDKPAGMVVHPAAGNWTGTLVNALLAHCGDSLSGIGGVRRPGIVHRLDKDTSGLMVVAKNDRAHRRLKAQFTDRGRAGKLLREYQALVWGAPLPALGTIDAPIARHATNRFKYAVAPARGRDAITHYRTLTKYSAPDVEGEDKTVAALVACRLETGRTHQIRVHMAHIGHPVIGDPLYATGFSNRVAALPENARSAILSLHGQALHAAKLGIEQPATGAYLSFTSDLPQDMRDVIAALSAES
- the cysE gene encoding serine O-acetyltransferase — encoded protein: MSQSHPDQRSAAVKPCDPVWSDVRAQADAIVAEEPALAGFISTTILNQPSLEEAVLFRLSQRLDQADLPGGLIRQTFSRVLESHPELGEMFRADLAAVVDRDPACQRAIEPILYFKGFHALQTYRFAHALWKAGRRDFALYLQSQSSRVFGTDIHPNAQIGRGIMLDHATGLVVGETAVVGDQTSILHSVTLGGSGKESGDRHPKIGCGVMIGAGAKILGNISVGDCVRIAAGSVVLRDVEPRVTVAGVPAKVVGLAGCPEPARAMNQLFGSIGSETETAAEE